CCATTAATACTTTTAAAGCCATCTTTCATGCCAACAACGAACGTTTTTATCTTGATATAGACAGCAGATTTTTTTAAAATCTTTTTTGTTAAAACAAACAAAAGAAAAAGAATAGCCATAGCACTTAATCCAATACCAATCAATGAGTTTACATCTAGTGTTTGACCCTCAAAGATAATAGCAAGAAATTCCAAAAAAAGCTCGAATTTTAAAATCAGAACTAAAAACACTAGGCTTATCAAAATGATAAAGTCAATAGCTCTTTCTAAAATGATGGTTCCAAAGAGTTTGTCTACAGGAACATCTTCTGTTTGATTTAAGCTTGTACAACGTGTTATTTCACCAGCTCTTGGAATAGCAATATTTGTAAAATAGCCGATAGCCACAGCGTAAAAACTGTTCAGTTTACTAACAGAGAAGTTTAGATTTTGAAGTAATATTATCCATCTAAGACTTCGGCTTACAATAGATATAAATCCAAAAAACATAGAAATTACAACCCATAAATAATTGACATCTTTTAGTTGAGCGATTAAAGCTTTAGGACTTTGATTCTTGAAAGCTAAGTACATTAATCCAATCCCTAAAAAAAGAAAAAAGACATATTTAATCCACTTTACAGCTTTCATTATACAATTATAAAGTGTTGTTGGGGTTGGGGAAAATTAAGGTTGGCTTGAATGATTTAGCCTCCTCAAAATCCAAAAGTGCATAAGCAATAATGATAACTACATCACCCTTTTGTACTCTTCTTGCAGCAGGACCATTTAGACATATTTCACCTTTGTTACGCTCACCTTTAATGACATAAGTTTCTAGACGCTCACCATTGTTAATGTTTACAATTTGTACTTTCTCCCCTTCAATAATGTTTGAGGCTTCCATTAAGGCTTCATCAATAGTAATGCTACCAATGTAATTTAGGTCAGCACCTGTTACCGTAACTTGATGAATTTTTGATTTTACAACTTCAATTTGCATGGAACAAAATTAATCATTTAAAGATAAATTATCTATCAATCTCACCTTCCCTAAAAAAACAGCGATAAGAGCTACAGCCTCTTGGTTAGCGTCTTTTCCTTGTAGTGGTTTAAAGCTCTGAGGGTTGATAATTTCTATGTAGTCTAACTGCATATCTTGTAGCTGATTAAAGTCATCTTTTATCAATTCTTTTAATTGGGCGCAATCTACTTTACCGAATAGGGACTTTATTTTTTTTAAGCTAGTATAGATATGTCTAGCTTTTTTTCTTTGTGTTGTACTGAGCAGGGTATTTCTTGAACTTTTAGCTAAGCCGTCATTCTCTCTTATGGTTTCACCAGTTTTTATTTGAATAGGGAGTGAAAGGCTATTGACCATTTGCCTTATTACAGCAACTTGTTGAAAGTCTTTTTCTCCAAAAAAAGCGGTGTTTGGTTTCACAATAGAAAATAAACGATGAACAATCGTACATACACCGTCGAAGTGTCCAGGACGTTTTCGACCCTCTAGAACTTTATCTATTCCATTCAACAAGTACTGCTTGGTGTTAAGACCTTGAGGATACATTTCTGTTACATTAGGCATAAAGAGGATATCACAAGATTGTTCTTCAAGCAATTTAATGTCTGCTTCGGTAGTAATAGGGTAGTTTTCTAAGTCGTTAGGGTCGTTAAATTGAGTAGGGTTTATAAAAATACTACATACAATCACATCACAATCTTTTTGTGCAAGTTTCACTAGGGATAAATGCCCCTCATGTAAAGCTCCCATAGTAGGTACAAAACCAATACTTTTATTTCTAATTCTAGAGCTCTCTAGTAATTGATTTAATGAATTTATGTTTGTTAAGACTCGCATTAACTACCATTTTGGGCTCGTAAAAGTAATGTTTTACTTGATTTATGAGGATAAAATTCGTAAATTTGCATTGCAAGTTTAATCACCTAATTTGTCGGGTTTAAAATTCAGTTAATTTATGGATAAAAAAAGAGTGTTATTTATTTCGCAAGAAATTACCCCCTATTTATGTGAAACTGAAATATCTACTAGGTGTAGAAACCTTCCTCAAGGCATTATGGAAAAGGGCAAAGACATAAGAATATTTATGCCTAAATACGGTTGTATTAACGAGAGAAGAAATCAATTGCACGAAGTTATCCGTTTATCTGGTATGAATATGATACTTGATAATTTAGACTACCCTTTGATTATTAAAGTAGCCTCTTTACAACCCATAAGAATGCAGGTTTATTTCATAGAAAATGAAGATTATTTTCCTAAAAGAACCTTTATGAATGAATTGGATGGAGAGGAGTTTGAATTTCATGATGAAAGAGCAATTTTCTTTTGCCGTGGGGTTTTAGAAACAGTTAGGAAGTTGGGTTGGGCGCCAAATGTGGTTCATTGCCACGGTTGGATGTCAGCTCTTGTTCCAATGTATCTTAAAAAAGCGTTTGCAGAGGATCCAATCTTCGACAATACGAAAGTAGTTTATTCCGTTTACGACCAAGAATCAAATATTGATATAGACAACGATATGGCACGTAAATCGATCATTACAGGTGTTAGCGAAGATGACGTAGAGTTGATAAACACAGCATCTGTTGACACATTACATAAGTTAGCTATTAAATACGCTGATGCTGTAATTATGGGTAGTGAAAAAATTTCTAATGACCTAAACAAGTTTATTGTTGATTCTGATAAGTATGTAATTCCACATCAAAATGATGAAGATTACGTAGATGCTTATAACGCCTTATATGACGAATTGTTAGAAGAGGTTGAGGTATACTCATAATGAACAAAAACACTCTCAATGAAACAGCCCATCTTACTTTTATGGCTTAGTGCCATTACCCTATTTTCCTGTACAGACCCTCAAATAATTGGTCTTGAGATACAACCCGAAGGTGATAAGATTACCATCTCCTCTACAAGTAATAACAGTCCTTTTACGGCTTTGACCAAAAAAGTAGATTCTGTGCGCTCTACCAAGACTTTGTTTGCTTTGTTGGGGAATTATGAGTCGGCTAGTTTATTAGATGCTAAAGCTTCATTTTCTACTCATCTGAGATTGAGTGATAATGCAGTAGATTTTGGTGCAAATCCAGTCTTAGACTCTGCTATTATGACACTAGCTTATGCGGGTTATTATGGTGATACAACCATTGAAATGAATATTCAAGTTGAGCAGCTCACTGAAGAAATTTCCGATACAACATATTTTTCTGATGATATTTTTACGACTAGTCCATTTTCTAGTCCATTAGAATACTCTTTTTTGCCCACGCCTAATACCTTGCGCTTTAGAGATGTCGACACTGTAGGCCTTAAATCACTTTCTTTTAATGCCAACCAAATAGGGCAACTGATTCTTGATGCTCCAACCGACAAATTAGTCGATAATGATGTTTTTGTTCCCTATTTTAAAGGACTTCATTTTTCAGTACCCTCTGCTCAGCCCTCATCATCTATTTTATACTTTAATTTGATTGACGGAGGCTCAAAACTCACCATTTATTACAACGATTCATTGTCTTACGACTTACTATTTAGTGCTGCTGCAACCAGAGTCAATCATTTTGAAATGCAAGACGATTTGGACTTACAAAATAAATTAGCAGTACAATCTATGGCGGGACTAGAGGTTCATTTAGATTTTAATGATTTACAATCTCTTAAAGAAAGTTTATCCGATAAAGTAATTAATCAAGCCCTGATTAGTTTCACAGAACAAAATGCTACAGACTTACCTCATTCAAGTCTATCGTTGGTTCGCTTAGATACCAATGGCACAAGGTACTTCTTAGAAGATATTTTAGAAGGGCAATCTCACTTTGGGGGTGAGTTGACCGACAACACATATAGCTTTAACATCACTAAGTTTTTACAAAATTTAGTTCAAGATGAATATGAAGCTAACACATTGATACTTGTTCCTACAGGCGAATCGGTCAATGCCAACAGAACGGAAATCAATCAAAACATAGAACTTAACATCATTTATACAGAATTTTAATATGTGCGGAATTGTAGGATACATTGGTCACAAACAAGCCTATCCAATTTTAATAAAGGGCTTACAACGTCTTGAATATCGCGGATATGATAGTGCTGGCATTGCATTATTAGATGGCGATATCATGAATTATAAGCGAAAGGGTAAAGTTGCTGATTTAGAACAATTTTGTGAAGGGAAGAATTTAAAAAGCACTATCGGAATAGGTCATACACGATGGGCAACACATGGTGTCCCCAATGATGTGAATGCTCATCCACATTATTCTCAAGATAAATCCATTTCTATAATCCATAATGGGATTATTGAGAATTATGAATCGATAAAAAAAGCCTTACATAAAAGAGGTCACCAATTTGAGAGTGAGACAGATACAGAGGTATTGGTTCATCTTATTGAG
The Flavobacteriales bacterium DNA segment above includes these coding regions:
- a CDS encoding glycogen/starch synthase, with product MDKKRVLFISQEITPYLCETEISTRCRNLPQGIMEKGKDIRIFMPKYGCINERRNQLHEVIRLSGMNMILDNLDYPLIIKVASLQPIRMQVYFIENEDYFPKRTFMNELDGEEFEFHDERAIFFCRGVLETVRKLGWAPNVVHCHGWMSALVPMYLKKAFAEDPIFDNTKVVYSVYDQESNIDIDNDMARKSIITGVSEDDVELINTASVDTLHKLAIKYADAVIMGSEKISNDLNKFIVDSDKYVIPHQNDEDYVDAYNALYDELLEEVEVYS
- a CDS encoding pantoate--beta-alanine ligase; translation: MRVLTNINSLNQLLESSRIRNKSIGFVPTMGALHEGHLSLVKLAQKDCDVIVCSIFINPTQFNDPNDLENYPITTEADIKLLEEQSCDILFMPNVTEMYPQGLNTKQYLLNGIDKVLEGRKRPGHFDGVCTIVHRLFSIVKPNTAFFGEKDFQQVAVIRQMVNSLSLPIQIKTGETIRENDGLAKSSRNTLLSTTQRKKARHIYTSLKKIKSLFGKVDCAQLKELIKDDFNQLQDMQLDYIEIINPQSFKPLQGKDANQEAVALIAVFLGKVRLIDNLSLND
- a CDS encoding flippase-like domain-containing protein; this translates as MKAVKWIKYVFFLFLGIGLMYLAFKNQSPKALIAQLKDVNYLWVVISMFFGFISIVSRSLRWIILLQNLNFSVSKLNSFYAVAIGYFTNIAIPRAGEITRCTSLNQTEDVPVDKLFGTIILERAIDFIILISLVFLVLILKFELFLEFLAIIFEGQTLDVNSLIGIGLSAMAILFLLFVLTKKILKKSAVYIKIKTFVVGMKDGFKSINGLENKTGFWAHTFIIWLMYLLMTYVCFFSIEATRMLNVADGLYTMVIGGFGMVAPVQGGIGAYHYIVKVGLMILDVSEDSALLFATVVHTAQTLMTLSVGGISILMVFLSKRKAKQ
- a CDS encoding aspartate 1-decarboxylase, whose protein sequence is MQIEVVKSKIHQVTVTGADLNYIGSITIDEALMEASNIIEGEKVQIVNINNGERLETYVIKGERNKGEICLNGPAARRVQKGDVVIIIAYALLDFEEAKSFKPTLIFPNPNNTL
- a CDS encoding DUF4270 family protein, with translation MKQPILLLWLSAITLFSCTDPQIIGLEIQPEGDKITISSTSNNSPFTALTKKVDSVRSTKTLFALLGNYESASLLDAKASFSTHLRLSDNAVDFGANPVLDSAIMTLAYAGYYGDTTIEMNIQVEQLTEEISDTTYFSDDIFTTSPFSSPLEYSFLPTPNTLRFRDVDTVGLKSLSFNANQIGQLILDAPTDKLVDNDVFVPYFKGLHFSVPSAQPSSSILYFNLIDGGSKLTIYYNDSLSYDLLFSAAATRVNHFEMQDDLDLQNKLAVQSMAGLEVHLDFNDLQSLKESLSDKVINQALISFTEQNATDLPHSSLSLVRLDTNGTRYFLEDILEGQSHFGGELTDNTYSFNITKFLQNLVQDEYEANTLILVPTGESVNANRTEINQNIELNIIYTEF